A region from the Rhizoctonia solani chromosome 13, complete sequence genome encodes:
- a CDS encoding EF-hand 1, calcium-binding site protein — translation MAYNQGYGGQQQGYGGQQQGYGGYGQSRGPGGWQAGPPQGPPPGADPQLWTWFSSVDSDRSGAISANELQQALVNGDWSPFDLDTVKMLMSIFDTDRSGTIGFNEFSGLWRYIKDWQGVFKHFDRDNSGSIDGQELSQAMNQFGYPLNPQLLDLVQRKYDVKGAAPIPGGPPPGITFDRFVRACVVVKSLTESFRRLDTDRDGWIQINYDTFIHTCLSAP, via the exons ATGGCGTATAATCAAGGGTACGGAGGTCAACAACAAGGGTATGGAGGTCAACAGCAAGGTTATGGAGGATACGGGCAGTCGCGTGGACCTGGTGGGTGGCAGGCAGGTCCCCCGCAGGGACCGCCTCCAGGCGCGGATCCACA GCTGTGGACCTGGTTTAGCTCGGTCGATTCGGATCG ATCTGGAGCTATCAGTGCCAACGAGCTGCAACAAGCGTTAGTCAATGGAGATTGGTCTC CATTTGATTTGGACACTGTCAAGATGTTAATGAGCATTTTCGATACTGATCGGTCCGGGACGATTGGGTTCAACGAGTTCTCTGGGCTCTGGCGGTACATCAAGGACTGGCAAGG TGTATTCAAACATTTCGACCGGGACAACTCTGGATCTATTGATGGTCAGGAGCTGTCGCAAGCCATGAACCAGTTTGGCTATCCGTTGAACCCACAGCTTTTGGACTTGGTGCAGCGGAAATATG ACGTCAAAGGCGCAGCGCCGATCCCAGGAGGACCCCCTCCTGGTATCACATTCGACCGATTTGTGAGGGCTTGTGTTGTGGTCAAATCCTTGACCGAAAGCTTCCGCCG ACTTGATACGGACCGTGATGGCTGGATCCAGATCAATTATGATACGTTTATCCACACCTGCCTGAGCGCACCGTAA